Proteins encoded by one window of Psychrilyobacter piezotolerans:
- a CDS encoding S-layer homology domain-containing protein — protein sequence MKKILIIFIAVTSITFSSQMYGDISNEHWAYRAIENLYINGILPKDSTSFDGDKNINKYDLVYYLSKTLNKIDETKASQSDLLILEHLVYDFSNELNKMGFNSELYIKKIKANEDNIEILKKSIRNNEIEIEKLKLELEKMK from the coding sequence ATGAAGAAAATATTAATAATATTTATAGCTGTGACCTCTATTACTTTTAGTTCACAGATGTATGGCGATATATCCAATGAACATTGGGCATACAGAGCAATTGAAAATCTATATATAAACGGAATCCTGCCTAAAGATTCCACAAGTTTTGACGGGGATAAAAATATCAATAAATATGATCTGGTTTACTATCTGTCCAAAACTCTGAACAAGATAGATGAAACTAAAGCCAGCCAGTCAGACCTGTTGATATTAGAACATCTGGTCTATGATTTTTCCAACGAATTGAATAAGATGGGTTTCAATTCAGAGCTGTATATAAAGAAGATAAAAGCCAATGAAGATAATATAGAGATCTTAAAAAAAAGTATTAGAAACAATGAGATTGAGATTGAAAAATTAAAGTTGGAATTGGAAAAAATGAAATAA
- a CDS encoding YeeE/YedE family protein, translating into MKKGQNLLGLIVIILTLIMGKTMLGSSMLFFRLLAGIGFGYALTRAFMGFAGSVNRAYNTGSTKLMRILAYMFLGTSILSAAFLYNADASSYDLWVNQVNSGLILGGIMFGFGMTFSVCCASGVLTDVVTGFSRGFITLIFFGMGVFLGFPFQRAATWVKDAGIPTDWIRKSWFTSETGAKLYNGVYFPDLFKWDGLDGYLGAVLLTSFLCGIVVYLSKKYESSRKISGTFTGVPSEIEQVKIVTQKDESNKEFKLLSEETYVKLFVKPWSMGVGAAVIAVIFTLLMGVTKAGWGASTPYGWWFGRFLMVFGVSPESLSNFTNFPVKLYTMPFFNHPINVQNVGIMVGTVICLLLAGTFKSVVTSEIKVTPKQVALYAMGGILMGLGTRLANGCNVGALYTPIANFSLSGWVFFAALVGGGILGNRVAVKIK; encoded by the coding sequence ATGAAAAAAGGACAAAATTTATTAGGATTAATAGTTATAATCTTAACATTAATCATGGGTAAAACAATGTTAGGCAGCTCCATGTTATTTTTCAGATTGTTAGCGGGAATAGGATTTGGATATGCACTAACCAGGGCATTTATGGGGTTTGCAGGATCTGTTAACAGAGCATATAACACAGGTTCGACAAAATTAATGAGAATACTGGCTTATATGTTCTTGGGAACTTCTATCTTATCCGCTGCATTTCTTTATAATGCAGATGCTTCATCTTATGATTTATGGGTAAACCAGGTTAACTCCGGGTTAATCCTTGGTGGAATCATGTTTGGATTTGGTATGACATTTTCAGTTTGTTGTGCATCGGGAGTTTTAACAGATGTTGTTACTGGATTTTCAAGAGGTTTTATAACTCTTATCTTTTTCGGTATGGGTGTTTTCCTAGGGTTTCCTTTCCAAAGAGCAGCAACTTGGGTAAAAGATGCCGGTATTCCAACGGATTGGATCAGAAAATCATGGTTCACCTCTGAAACAGGAGCAAAGTTATATAACGGAGTTTATTTCCCGGACTTATTCAAATGGGATGGATTAGACGGATATTTAGGAGCAGTTTTATTAACTTCATTCCTATGTGGTATTGTAGTTTATTTATCTAAAAAATACGAATCATCTAGAAAAATCTCAGGAACTTTTACAGGGGTACCCAGTGAAATAGAGCAGGTTAAAATCGTCACTCAAAAGGATGAGAGTAATAAAGAATTCAAATTATTAAGTGAAGAGACATATGTAAAATTATTTGTTAAACCTTGGAGTATGGGAGTAGGGGCTGCAGTAATAGCAGTTATATTCACATTATTAATGGGTGTAACTAAAGCCGGATGGGGAGCTTCTACGCCTTACGGATGGTGGTTTGGAAGATTCTTAATGGTATTCGGAGTATCACCTGAATCATTATCTAACTTTACTAACTTCCCAGTAAAATTATACACAATGCCATTTTTCAACCATCCAATCAATGTTCAAAATGTAGGGATCATGGTAGGAACGGTAATTTGCTTACTTTTAGCCGGGACATTTAAAAGTGTAGTGACAAGTGAAATTAAAGTTACACCTAAACAGGTAGCTTTATATGCTATGGGTGGAATATTAATGGGATTAGGAACTAGACTTGCAAACGGTTGTAATGTAGGAGCACTATATACTCCAATTGCAAACTTCTCACTATCCGGATGGGTTTTCTTTGCTGCTTTAGTAGGTGGAGGAATTTTAGGAAACAGAGTTGCAGTAAAAATAAAATAA
- a CDS encoding metal-sensing transcriptional repressor has protein sequence MENKTMTTTYNCITPQEAKKMMTKESDLIIIDVRTEKEFLYEGRLDGAILIDFEKPRIFKREIKKLNKKTKYLIYCAVGHISKEASLEMAELGFENIYEMKGGLKSWQQDLDLICTISKLNDEEIIEARKSIITRLNKIEGQIKGMKKMLLNGEYCGDILNQSLAVKSALNSTNQEIMEMFSNVCITSEEHKKDFFKYLKKLMG, from the coding sequence ATGGAAAATAAAACGATGACAACTACATATAACTGTATCACCCCCCAAGAAGCAAAAAAAATGATGACAAAAGAAAGTGATCTTATCATCATCGATGTAAGGACTGAAAAAGAATTTCTATACGAAGGTCGGTTAGATGGTGCAATCTTAATAGATTTTGAAAAACCACGTATCTTCAAAAGGGAGATCAAAAAACTAAATAAAAAAACTAAATATCTTATCTACTGTGCCGTTGGACACATAAGTAAAGAGGCCTCCCTTGAGATGGCTGAATTGGGATTTGAAAATATCTACGAGATGAAAGGTGGTTTAAAATCCTGGCAGCAGGATCTCGATCTAATCTGCACCATTTCAAAGTTAAATGACGAGGAGATAATCGAAGCTAGAAAAAGCATTATCACCAGGTTAAATAAAATTGAGGGTCAGATAAAGGGAATGAAAAAAATGCTGCTGAACGGAGAATACTGTGGTGATATATTAAACCAATCCCTGGCTGTAAAATCAGCTCTCAACAGTACCAACCAGGAGATTATGGAGATGTTTTCCAATGTCTGTATCACATCTGAGGAACATAAGAAGGATTTTTTCAAGTATTTAAAAAAATTAATGGGATAA
- a CDS encoding Na+/H+ antiporter NhaC family protein — MRGIIIVLLLGVMSSLGFGADSAEAALNLGMWTLLPPIVAITLAFITKNVILSLFIGIYSGSFLLGITQGKNYLFSLLGGFSDITNRVIGSMADSWNAGIILQCLTIGGLVALISKMGGARAVAESLAKRAKTPRSAQLITWVMGLFIFFDDYANALIVGPIMRPITDKMRISREKLAFIIDSTAAPIAGIALISTWVGYEISVIKDGYSLIGMDNINAYSIFVQTIPYRFYNILMLIFVASTAYFLREFGPMAKAEMRARTTGQVTSGSAAKVSPEEAAMIAPKEGVALNIWNAIIPIMVLIVGSFVGFYLNGKGYLEGAVLETVNNSPLSFYAIRETFGNADASLVIFQAALFASIVAIIMGISKKIFKFSEAVDTWVHGMKSLVITGVILLLAWSLTSLIKELGTSVYLVNALAGSIPKSILPSIIFVLGSVIAFSTGTSYGTMGILMPLAIPLANAIGGGAGLSGETLSSYIVMSIGAVLTGAIFGDHCSPISDTTILSSMGAECDHIEHVKTQVIYALVVGAITVLFGYLPVGMGISIYIVLPISVLVTILTVRFAGKSVEEVSVVKEEVELA; from the coding sequence ATGAGAGGTATAATAATTGTATTGTTGTTAGGAGTTATGAGTAGTTTGGGGTTTGGAGCAGATTCGGCAGAGGCAGCGTTAAATTTAGGGATGTGGACACTGTTGCCACCAATTGTAGCTATAACTTTAGCTTTTATCACTAAGAATGTAATTTTGTCATTGTTTATAGGAATCTATTCAGGATCGTTTTTACTGGGAATAACTCAGGGGAAAAATTATTTATTTAGTCTATTGGGAGGATTTTCCGATATAACCAACAGGGTAATCGGGTCCATGGCAGATTCATGGAATGCAGGTATAATCTTACAGTGTTTAACTATAGGGGGATTGGTAGCATTGATCTCTAAAATGGGGGGAGCAAGAGCTGTGGCAGAATCTTTGGCCAAAAGAGCAAAAACTCCCAGATCAGCTCAATTGATCACCTGGGTTATGGGATTATTTATCTTCTTCGATGACTATGCCAATGCACTTATTGTAGGACCGATTATGAGACCCATAACGGATAAGATGAGAATATCCAGAGAAAAATTAGCATTTATAATAGATTCCACTGCAGCTCCGATTGCAGGGATAGCCCTTATCTCTACCTGGGTAGGATATGAAATATCGGTAATAAAAGACGGATATTCACTGATAGGAATGGATAATATAAATGCATACAGTATCTTTGTACAAACAATTCCATATAGATTTTATAATATACTGATGCTGATATTTGTGGCTTCTACAGCATATTTCTTGAGAGAATTTGGTCCCATGGCCAAAGCTGAAATGAGAGCCAGAACAACCGGTCAGGTAACAAGCGGTTCAGCAGCTAAAGTTTCTCCTGAGGAAGCTGCGATGATAGCTCCCAAAGAGGGAGTGGCATTGAACATATGGAACGCCATCATACCTATCATGGTATTGATCGTAGGTTCTTTTGTAGGTTTCTATCTGAATGGAAAGGGTTATTTAGAGGGAGCGGTACTGGAGACTGTAAATAATTCTCCACTGTCATTTTATGCCATCAGGGAAACCTTTGGAAATGCCGATGCATCATTGGTAATATTCCAGGCAGCATTGTTTGCTTCCATTGTAGCTATCATTATGGGAATATCTAAGAAGATATTTAAGTTTTCAGAGGCTGTCGATACCTGGGTACACGGGATGAAATCATTGGTGATCACAGGAGTTATCTTATTATTGGCCTGGTCACTGACTTCTCTGATAAAGGAATTAGGAACATCGGTATACCTGGTAAATGCACTGGCTGGAAGTATACCAAAATCAATTCTGCCATCTATAATATTTGTCTTGGGATCTGTAATTGCTTTTTCTACAGGAACATCATATGGAACTATGGGAATATTGATGCCCCTGGCAATACCGTTAGCTAATGCCATCGGTGGAGGGGCCGGGTTATCGGGAGAAACATTATCATCATATATAGTAATGAGTATAGGAGCAGTTCTTACAGGAGCTATCTTCGGGGATCATTGTTCACCGATATCCGATACAACTATTCTTTCATCCATGGGAGCTGAATGTGATCATATAGAGCATGTTAAAACTCAAGTTATATATGCACTTGTGGTAGGAGCTATCACAGTATTATTTGGATATCTGCCAGTTGGGATGGGAATATCTATCTATATCGTTTTACCTATATCCGTACTGGTTACTATACTTACTGTAAGGTTTGCAGGTAAGTCTGTAGAGGAAGTATCGGTGGTAAAAGAAGAAGTGGAATTAGCATAG
- a CDS encoding FAD-dependent oxidoreductase: MSKRILVIGGVAGGASAAARSRRLDENAEIIMFERGPVVSFSNCCLPYHISGLVEQEETLILMTPEKFKGQYKIDARVNSNVISVNTEAKTIEVENTLTKEITTEKYDALVVSPGADAIVPPFAGLDKIDNFVLKTVPDVSKIMKFVKAKNPKHITVVGGGFIGLEAAENLRETGIEVTLVEGTDQIIPFVDREISYFGQAQMVKHGIEIVLEDLVEGFDTKKVLLKSGREIETDGVILAIGVRPSTGFLKDSGIELTDRGYIVTNDNYETTAKDVYAAGDAILVRNQLTGNLCPLAMAGPANKQGRLIADRINGREIKNNGYIGSGVVKLFDMNIASTGLSEKMLKDSGIDYEVVYAAPPGIVGIMPGAHLVFSKLLFEKKTGKVLGAQFAATGAPDKRADVIATAIKAGMTVEDLFDLELTYAPSFGTGKDVVNKIGYIGSNLNEGAFKQVTFMEVYDLLKAGEQVIDVREVCEYEAGHVKGTVNIPMSVMRDRLDELDKTRPVYVHCRTGERSYNMTLMLQANGYDAKNVAGSYEFIKMYEEVSCYNDKTREEIMIGDCVGCCATLENTKF, encoded by the coding sequence ATGAGTAAAAGAATACTAGTAATAGGTGGAGTAGCAGGAGGAGCGTCAGCAGCAGCAAGAAGCAGAAGATTAGATGAAAATGCAGAAATAATCATGTTTGAAAGAGGTCCGGTAGTATCATTTTCAAACTGTTGTTTACCGTACCACATCTCTGGTTTAGTTGAACAAGAGGAAACATTGATATTAATGACGCCGGAAAAATTTAAAGGCCAGTATAAGATAGATGCAAGGGTAAACAGCAACGTTATATCTGTAAATACAGAAGCTAAAACAATTGAGGTGGAAAATACCTTAACTAAGGAAATAACCACTGAAAAATACGATGCATTGGTAGTATCTCCTGGAGCAGATGCCATCGTACCTCCATTTGCAGGATTGGATAAGATAGATAACTTTGTACTAAAGACAGTACCTGATGTTTCCAAGATAATGAAGTTTGTAAAAGCTAAAAACCCTAAGCATATCACTGTAGTAGGTGGAGGATTCATAGGATTAGAAGCCGCTGAAAACTTGAGAGAAACAGGAATCGAAGTTACTTTAGTAGAAGGAACGGATCAAATAATACCTTTCGTAGATAGAGAGATATCTTATTTCGGGCAGGCTCAAATGGTTAAGCACGGAATTGAAATAGTATTGGAAGATCTTGTAGAGGGATTCGACACTAAAAAAGTATTATTAAAATCTGGAAGAGAGATAGAAACTGATGGGGTAATCTTAGCTATAGGAGTAAGACCATCTACCGGATTCTTAAAAGATTCGGGAATAGAATTAACAGACAGAGGGTATATAGTAACTAACGATAACTATGAAACAACAGCCAAGGATGTTTATGCAGCAGGAGACGCAATCTTAGTGAGAAACCAGTTAACTGGAAACTTATGCCCATTGGCAATGGCAGGTCCTGCTAACAAGCAGGGAAGATTAATAGCTGACAGAATCAATGGCAGAGAGATAAAAAACAATGGTTATATCGGATCAGGAGTAGTTAAGTTATTCGATATGAACATAGCTTCTACAGGATTATCTGAAAAAATGTTAAAAGATTCCGGAATCGACTATGAAGTAGTTTATGCAGCACCTCCAGGAATTGTAGGAATCATGCCTGGAGCACACCTGGTATTCTCTAAATTGTTATTTGAAAAGAAAACCGGGAAGGTATTGGGAGCTCAATTTGCAGCAACAGGAGCACCGGATAAGAGAGCAGACGTAATTGCTACTGCAATCAAAGCCGGTATGACAGTAGAAGATCTATTTGACTTGGAATTAACTTATGCTCCTTCATTTGGAACGGGTAAAGATGTAGTCAACAAGATTGGGTACATCGGTTCAAATTTGAACGAAGGTGCATTTAAGCAGGTAACATTTATGGAGGTCTATGACTTATTAAAGGCCGGGGAACAGGTTATTGACGTTAGAGAAGTTTGTGAATATGAAGCGGGACATGTAAAGGGAACTGTAAATATTCCTATGAGTGTTATGAGAGATAGATTAGATGAATTGGATAAAACAAGGCCGGTATACGTTCACTGCAGAACAGGTGAGAGAAGTTACAACATGACATTGATGCTTCAGGCAAATGGTTATGATGCAAAAAACGTTGCAGGAAGTTATGAATTTATCAAGATGTATGAAGAGGTATCTTGTTATAACGACAAAACCAGGGAAGAGATCATGATAGGTGATTGTGTTGGTTGTTGTGCAACTTTAGAAAATACAAAGTTCTAA
- a CDS encoding glucose-6-phosphate isomerase, which produces MKKLSFDLSNNDQFFGGHELEFMSTHIEIAEKALMEGTGAGNDFLGWVNLPEDYDKAEFKRIKEAAERIKKQSEVLIVVGIGGSYLGAKSAIEFLTHTFYNELPVEKRDTPEIYFAGTNISGTYLKHLIELIGDRDFSVNVISKSGTTTEPAIAFRVLKKLLIEKYGKDGAKDRIYATTDAAKGALKKLATGEGYETFVVPDNVGGRFSVLTAVGLLPIAAAGIDIDALMAGAADAAADYKKPYAENDCYKYAAVRNILHRKGKDIELLINYEPRLHYIAEWWKQLYGESEGKDNKGLYPASADFTADLHSLGQYIQDGKRHLFETLINIETPELDMVIEEDDLNLDGLNYLAGKTMDYVNKMAAEGTRLAHRDGNVPNLTINLPEATPYHLGYMYYFFEKACAISGYLLGVNPFDQPGVEAYKSNMFALLEKPGFEKETEEIKKRLK; this is translated from the coding sequence ATGAAAAAATTATCATTTGATTTGTCTAATAATGATCAGTTTTTTGGTGGTCATGAATTAGAATTTATGAGTACTCATATTGAGATTGCTGAAAAAGCATTGATGGAAGGTACAGGAGCAGGAAATGATTTCTTAGGGTGGGTAAACTTACCAGAAGATTACGATAAAGCTGAATTTAAAAGGATAAAGGAAGCTGCTGAAAGAATAAAAAAACAATCAGAGGTTTTAATTGTAGTTGGAATAGGGGGATCTTATTTAGGAGCTAAATCTGCAATAGAATTCCTGACACATACATTTTATAATGAATTGCCTGTGGAAAAAAGAGATACTCCAGAGATATATTTTGCAGGAACAAATATTTCAGGAACTTACCTGAAGCATTTAATAGAATTGATCGGGGATAGAGATTTCTCGGTAAATGTAATCTCAAAATCAGGTACAACTACTGAACCGGCAATAGCATTTAGAGTGTTAAAAAAATTACTTATAGAGAAATATGGAAAAGATGGAGCTAAAGACAGAATATATGCTACAACAGATGCTGCAAAAGGAGCATTAAAAAAATTAGCTACAGGGGAGGGGTATGAAACATTCGTAGTCCCTGACAATGTAGGAGGAAGATTTTCTGTATTAACAGCAGTAGGATTATTGCCTATAGCAGCAGCAGGAATAGATATAGATGCACTTATGGCAGGAGCAGCAGATGCTGCGGCAGATTATAAGAAACCATATGCTGAAAATGACTGTTATAAATATGCTGCTGTAAGAAATATCCTTCATAGAAAGGGTAAAGACATAGAGTTATTGATAAACTATGAACCTAGATTACACTATATTGCAGAATGGTGGAAGCAGTTATACGGTGAGTCTGAAGGTAAAGATAACAAGGGATTATACCCTGCATCAGCAGATTTTACTGCAGATTTACATTCTTTGGGACAATATATCCAGGATGGAAAGAGACATCTTTTTGAAACTCTTATCAATATAGAAACTCCGGAACTGGATATGGTTATCGAAGAGGATGACTTAAACTTAGACGGACTGAACTATTTAGCAGGAAAAACTATGGATTATGTAAATAAGATGGCAGCAGAGGGAACCAGGTTAGCTCATAGAGACGGGAACGTGCCTAACTTAACTATCAACTTACCGGAAGCTACCCCTTATCACTTGGGATATATGTATTACTTCTTTGAAAAAGCTTGTGCAATCAGCGGATATCTTTTAGGTGTAAATCCTTTTGACCAGCCAGGTGTAGAAGCTTATAAGAGCAATATGTTTGCGTTATTGGAAAAGCCAGGATTTGAAAAAGAAACAGAGGAAATTAAGAAAAGATTAAAATAG
- a CDS encoding Spy/CpxP family protein refolding chaperone, whose protein sequence is MKKKIIIGLLMVSALSFGAGNINNSGQRGFYHTQIMNNLSEKQQTELTEMMQDRREANYKKSLDIRSKQLELEKLLAEDKVNWKSVERVNKQISDMKAKQRLEGMKFRSNVEDKYGISMGHKGMKGNCGSIGGKHMNNGNHMNGGNGYRNN, encoded by the coding sequence ATGAAGAAGAAAATAATAATAGGTTTATTGATGGTATCGGCACTATCTTTTGGAGCAGGAAATATTAATAACAGCGGTCAAAGAGGATTTTATCATACTCAAATTATGAATAACTTATCTGAAAAGCAGCAGACGGAATTAACTGAGATGATGCAGGACAGAAGGGAAGCTAACTACAAAAAGAGCTTAGATATAAGATCTAAGCAATTGGAATTAGAAAAATTATTAGCAGAAGATAAGGTAAACTGGAAAAGTGTAGAAAGAGTAAATAAGCAGATATCGGATATGAAAGCTAAGCAAAGATTAGAGGGTATGAAATTTAGAAGTAATGTAGAGGATAAATATGGAATTTCTATGGGGCACAAGGGGATGAAAGGTAATTGCGGGTCTATAGGTGGAAAACATATGAATAATGGTAACCATATGAATGGCGGAAATGGATATAGAAACAACTAA